In Cryptomeria japonica chromosome 10, Sugi_1.0, whole genome shotgun sequence, a genomic segment contains:
- the LOC131063428 gene encoding uncharacterized protein LOC131063428, with protein MEVDCTANHVVAKRLWNMLKVAIFMVRKGIVLKRKFVMDIHMMMKRGKVLGKSLGSLMFHHSHGKSHHYSTGLGIREYEFSCSNSPAFPSLSFHWGKKKHNFFPSIPCIQPHTAGEDECYSNAIVVSQCEFFTKNNMDLKDLPGVDQSTRPLSPFCCIEERVDREAEEFISRFYQQIQLQRQVSFVQYNEMLARGSG; from the coding sequence ATGGAGGTGGATTGCACTGCAAATCATGTTGTGGCAAAAAGATTATGGAATATGTTAAAGGTGGCAATTTTCATGGTGAGAAAAGGAATTGTGTTGAAGAGAAAGTTTGTGATGGACATACATATGATGATGAAGCGAGGAAAAGTGCTGGGAAAATCTCTGGGAAGCTTGATGTTCCATCATTCTCATGGGAAGAGCCACCATTATAGCACTGGGCTTGGGATTAGGGAATACGAGTTCTCCTGCAGTAATAGCcctgcttttccttctctttcCTTTCACTGGGGGAAGAAAAAACATAACTTCTTTCCCTCAATTCCTTGCATTCAACCTCATACTGCTGGTGAAGATGAGTGCTATTCAAACGCCATTGTTGTTTCTCAGTGTGAATTCTTCACTAAGAATAACATGGATCTGAAAGATCTGCCTGGTGTAGATCAGTCCACAAGGCCTCTGTCACCCTTTTGTTGTATAGAAGAGCGTGTAGACAGAGAGGCAGAAGAGTTCATTTCCAGATTCTACCAGCAGATTCAGTTGCAACGCCAGGTTTCCTTTGTGCAATACAATGAAATGCTTGCCAGGGGTTCTGGATAA